The genomic stretch GCTCGGTATACCTCTAACAACtatagattttattttctttaaacaaATATAGACTTACGCTAAAAGAAACGCTCTCATTCCTTTatcattttatttattgtttgaaTACTGATTTTACTGTAGTTGATTGACATTCGTGTAAGTGTCAGGTGTTTGTATTATTGGCTACCACTTTTGCTGAAGCATTCAGTTCGAACATGTTTCCCTTCCGCTTGAATTGTCGCCTCAAAAAAGTTAATGAAGTTCTGGTATTATCATTAGAATGCTCTTATTTTTGTTCCGAATATAACAGTTTTCGCTAAAGAGTTGTACTTGAGAGATTGAATCATGGTTAGGCTATTCAAGAGAATATTTTCAAAGCGATCCTAGATGTTTGCTATTGAAGGGGTTATAAAATTGAGCTACTATTTTCTTAGATCAACGATTCAGCTGCGATGGAAAATTTCGCAGCTCCTCGATTAGGGAATATTTTACTACACGTTCAAAAAACCTGTATCGTTCTCGTGATTTTTTCCTCCGAATTTCTAGCCGAAATTGGATGATAGAACACCTTTTTTTACGCGCTTGTTACTTTTTAATgttatattgttttatttttgtttcagtatCTCTAAACTAGCACTTCAAATTGAACAGAATTAAAACTGTTAGAAAAATAGTTTACAAAACTATTATATTATCACAACATTTGTTCCGACTCAGTAGGAGAAATAGGCGACAGTTCCATCGCGTCAAGAAGAGGCGTCTTTTCCTCGTTTCCGCTACCGAAGCCCCCGTCACTTCCTACGTTATCGTCCAAGTATTTGCGAGCTTCAGTCGCACTGCTGCAACTCGATCTTCGTTGTTGTATTGGCGATTTTAGCAAGGACTCCGTAACGCTGCTACTATCCTGATCACTGGTATCATCCGTAGACGAATTGTCCAGCTTCCGTGCGTTCAGCTCAGTTCGATCGTTCGACGAGTAGCTTTTAGTGGAACTGTTCGATATACTACTCGTAGTTGGTCTTTTGTCCTCTTCGGAGAAATCGTCCAACGATATGCTATCCAGTATAGTACTGTGTTTAAATTTCGCCAAGCTGAACAGCTGTTGTCGATCCGCACGTGACCGTCTGGGGTGTGTTGCGATAGGTTCCGGAGTCAAGATGAAGCGTTCGGTTTCTGTTTGCGTCGCCGACGGAGATATTGTTGAAAGTTCGTTGGTTGAGTTTCCGTGGCTAAGCAATCGTTCTATCTCATGTGGGGCCGGTAATGACGGGGACAGATTGAAGGAAGTTTCGAATAGACATTCGTTCGATTTGATCATTTTGGTTCGCCACTGGCAGGTTTTTTCTCGAGCTGCGGTTATGCTCTGAAGATTCTGGAACGAAGCATTTTTCTTCTTCGTTAGCAGATGATTGTATTGCGCGGGACTCACTAGTTGCTTGGGCGACGTAGGAGTCAGCATCGGTGGTAATGACAGCTGATGATGTAATTGACTGGATGATTGGTGACGTGATTTAGTTTGTTGTTGCTGCCGTTGCTGGCTGACGCGACTGCTAATACTAGAGCACGTGGTATCGATAGGCATGAATGCAGAGTCGATGCGTCTTTCTTCTTCGAATGAACGAAAAATTTTCTGACTGCTGTTTTTAATAGATTTATTGGCCATACGAGATGAATAGGACATGTCTTCAAACGAAGACACCCTGTACTTTTGTGAGAATACTTCGGTTGTGGCACATTTACGGAGTGGTGAAGAAGTGTAACACAGTGAGGCGTTCGTGGTCGACGATGAATGATTGTTAATAACAAGTTTTGGAGGTTCCAAGTAGCGAGCCGAATGGTTCGGGGAAATATCACGGGAAGAGGATGAACCGGGTTGAGTTTCTTTAAGCGAATTGCTGGCGTGTAGATCGTGACAAGGGGACGAACCGGTCGAATCTATATATTTGAGGCCTGCCATGGTAGTCGCTAGCGTATCGGTACCGCCTTCCGCTAGCAAATCTTCAACTCCCTCGTCGATCGGTGAGTTCATCGATGCAAAGCTACTGAGTTTAAAGCTGGACGCCCGAGACGACTCGCCGTCGGTCATCGAACCAAAGGCGGAGTCTTGCGAAGGATTGCTGAGCCCAAGAATCATTCCCCGGCGGCTGTATTCCATGCGACGGGACTTCAGATTTTTGTACGCCGATGATGGATTCAACTGCTGCGGCTGTATCGAGCCAGTGGACGACGACGTCGCACCCTCGGACTCGATCGAATCTATACGAATGATTGTATTACTATTGCTGTTATCGTCCGAGTGAACGCTATTGTCACAGTAATGTATCGGCGAGCTGAGTGGATCGTAATGGGCGGGTTCGTCGATACGGGCTGACGCTATAACTATTTCATCTAACAGATCTTCGGAATCACTACTAGACAGATCGGAGGATTCTACGTCACTATGGTTATAATGTTGTTGAATTTTTCATTAATTGCAACAAACGATGAACCAGATAAAAGAAAAGAGACAAGAAAAACACAACATAAGCTGATATCATTTCActcagcgatgagcactctcaTCGATAGGAAGTCGAAATGTAGTTGATGAAGCTATTTTTTTTGAGATGTTAACTGTGATGATTTGCTATGTGACAACCATTGTTTAAGTGAAGTGCTACTCTATGTtcgtcttaaaacaaaaagtTCGAAGAAAATAACATAGATTTAtaaagcattgcagttttgatgcATGGGATGACTGTGCTTGTGATAACGGCTAAATCACTACAAATATGCTATGACTAAATAGTTGTAGCAACAAATATCTGACACTATTCCATGAAACAGAGTACAAATATCATATGTTAGGCATGGCAATGGCATTATAATCAAATCACTACTAACGAAGCAATAGATTGTTAACAAATCTCCAGTGGCGATTCACTAACATGTTCTACCTGTTCATGCAGCTGGTAACGCGTCTGTTCAATGCAACGCACACATATTGTCACACAAAAATTATTGGCTTAAACATGTGTCGCTTTTTCAAACTTTCAATGTTCTTTTTCAGTGAGAATCTTCCATTAAAATCACATGGGACTGTTAAGaatttatgggcagtatagttCTCCCAATTTCGTATGTGTTCTAccaaattttttaatattagcCTTGAAATTTAAAACATTTCCTGTTTACGTTCAACAGTATTGTggattatttattttcattttttttttatcagttgCTTCTGTTATTTGGTTGTTTTAATATACAAAAAAgttactttattttttttttcatttctttcgtATACAGTTGTAATGTTTTGTTTatatgttgttttttatttgaaaaaaaaaatcgctattTGCCACTTGAAGTATTATTTTActtttccagcaatgattttaaaatatgtaAATATTTATCTGACCATTGTTGATTAGAATGAAACTTAGCTTATTGAATATTTGCGGCGGGTGGTGGAATTCTTTTCAACAAGTAAATTATGTGATATCATATTTATGAATCTATGGTTCATAGAATTCATGGCAGAGAATCAGTAATCTTGAAAACGGATTTAGAAAGTTGATAGCCatgtgaaaaattcatcctgtactttttaccaaaagttttataACAACTTTAAGTTTCCATAACATGAACGaagaaaaactcaattttttccTCAACTGCGCCGTCGTGAAAAATCCAAGCCAGTCCTAAATATGAATCACTAAACAGTTGGGAATTGACCTCTCGACTGTTTCTCGTTTCAAGACATCGTTCGAGGCGATCCAGACGCAGCGGAAGGAGAGCAAGGACGACTGCAAGGTTGGCGAGGAATAACTTCAAGCGTAATCCGAACCTTTCGATTCAGTACGTGGCCAAAAAGGTTTAATTTTCCGTCTGATTGGATTTTCCgtttggattggattaagaTTCGGATTGTATTggcattggatttggattagatttggattagatttggattggatttggattatatttggattagatttaggttggattggatttggattggatttggattggatttggattggttttggattggatttggattggattcggattggatttggattgaatttggattgaatttggatggatttggattggatttggattgcatttggattggatttggattggatttggattggatttggattggatttggattggatttggattggatttggattggatttggattggatttggattggatttggattggatttggattggatttggattggatttggattggatttggattggatttggattggatttggattggatttggattggatttggattggatttggattggatttggattggatttggattggatttggattggatttggattggatttgcattggatttggattggattcggaatggatttggattggatttggattggatttgaattggatttggattggatttggattggatttggattggatttggattggatttggattgaatttggattggatttgggttggatttggattggaattggattggatttggattggatttgaattggatttggattggattggatttggattggatttggattggatttggattggatttggattggatttggattggatttggattggatttggattggatttggattggatttggattggattggatttggattggatttggattggatttggattggatttggattggattcggaatggattcggattggatttggattggatttggattggatttggattggatttggattggatttggattggatttggattggattggatttggattggatttggattggatttggattggatttggattggatttggattggattcgggatggattcggattggatttggattgcatttggattggatttggattggatttggattggatttggattggatttggattggatttggattggatttggattggatttggattggatttggattggatttggattggatttggattggatttggattggatttggattggatttggattggatttggattggatttggattggatttggattggatttggattggatttggattggatttggatggatttggattggatttggattggatttggattggatttggattggctttggattggatttggattggatttggattggatttggattggatttggattggatttggattggatttggattggatttggattggatttggattggatttggatggatttggattggatttggattggatttggattggatttggattggatttggattggatttggattggatttggattggatttggattggatttggattggatttggattggatttggattggatttgaattggatttgaattggattggatttggattggatttgaattggatttggattggatttggattggatttggattggatttggattggatttggattggatttggattggatttggattggatttggattggatttggattggatttggattggatttggattggatttggattggatttggattggatttggattggatttggattggatttggattggatttggattggatttgaattggattggatttggattggatttgaattggatttggattggatttggattggatttggattggatttggattggatttggattggatttggattggatttggattggatttggattggatttggattggatttggattggatttggattggatttggattggatttggattggatttggattggatttggattggatttggattggatttggattggatttggattggatttggattgcatttggattggattcggattgcatttggattggattcggattggatttggattgcatttagattggatttcaattggatttggaatgaatttggattggaattagATTTAGAATGGACTTGtaatggattttgattggattttgaATGGTTTTGGAGTGGATTTGGGTTCCTCGAATGCGATCTATATTGATCACATATTTTTATGtgttgaaaaatctaaaatctaacaaaaaatattgacttTAATCATTTCACCAAATCCACAATTTTGTGTGATTCTCGGGAAAATACATTCCCATCCTTTTTTAACCGAGATTAAATCGAAACAGCACAGtacaatttttcataaaaatgttgaaattaaaaatttcttgGAAACTTTAAATTCGAGAAAAAGTTTTCTTGTATTTCGCCATCCTCgactttttactaaaaatttataATAGTTTTtaggagaaaaaaatgtttatttttctattcaaaatattttaaacaaaactttCAAAATCAACTAAATCAATATTATtgctttaatatttattttcctGGATATTGATTTCTTTCCTTTTGTTGCTCTCCTTAGCGCTTTTTTGTTATCATCGTAgtttattatttcaattttgtttaaattctaagcttgattttattaaaattagtttttggtTTTCGATATTTAAATTTATCTACCTTTACCGTTGGACTTATTTTAATGAAAGCGCTTTttgatttattaaaattttctcttagtttatttgttcatttttgaattgttattttatactttccgtatttttatttttgtcagtAGATCACCCGCTTTTTGTTATATGTGACTCCTGCATttacttttgtttatttttaatttgttgttccgAATTTGTTTCTTTGCCGTTGCTTTGAACATGATAAGTGATACTTGTTATGTTATCAATCGTATATCACTGttgtttgaaaattgaaatatgcATATAAAATTTAATGTGAATGCCATCATagcaattaaattttatttatcattatattttatgatttttttagcaATATTTTCACGATTTTCATAATATGTACTTTTTTGTGCTCTTTTCATTACAATAccaaagttaaaaaaatgtaaagcCTTAGttgctacattccaattcggaacatgaccttctgtttatttatagtacacagacttcgcagccaactgtttagtgtacaggacacaattcctactgacactaaaagtttctcccgagctgagactcgaatctacggcgactggcttgtttgatcaacatcgtacctcgagaccaactgggagataCCAAAGTTACGCAAAGTTAAAAAAGGCGTATTTATTCTAGTCACAACTTGATTTCATGACCACTGAACAGGATAATTTTACTACAGTAAGTCGCCACTGCAAATTGTAGTACTgaagtgaaaataaattatttacacGATGTTTTTATTCACTATTTTGTAAGTTCGATGTTTTCTTGTAGTTGTATTGTTTTCAACCGAAAATGTGACTGTGTAATGTTAGTcgaatatttcaaacaattaAAAGCTGGCTTTTGTTAAACCGTCTCCGTTGAATCTTCAAAACCTTCTTTCGAGAAACAGAGAATAGGCAGTACGAAATTGGTTCAGTTCAAATTCATTCTACTTTTTCAATCAAATATGTAGCCTACACGTTTGAGAAACAAAACTAGCGTACGGAACAGTAAAACCGATCTGGTTTTTAATTTCTTACCGAAAGTTACACTCATGTACATTAACATGCATATATTTATTAGATTTAAGATAATAGCCGATGTAGTTTAAGTATATCAAACGaactgaatttttgttttatttttcaatgagaTGTTTGGAGTTTATTGTTCACGCCAATCGAAAATCGAATGTGTCATAGTACGCTTGATGGTAGTTGCTGGGAAATATTAACCAAAACATAGAAAGAACGATTAGAACCACGATTATGGAACGATCACAATGATCTATCAAACACGCATGCAAATTAAGGGAAGGTCCCCTTGATGGGAAGGAATGGGGAAACACTATATTTACAATTTTATGTATCGTTGTTTTTGTAGATGAGGCAAAGGAAGGCGATGACGTAAAAGTTGTTCGAAGTTGTCTTCATCAAATGAATGTTATAcatttcgcatttttttttagtttagttgAATGATTATGGTTCTTCCTAAAACTATGGAGCTAAGTAGGATTATAAATAATTTCTTTTTCTTAAAGTATGTGACTTTCGATACCTGTATCGAATTCATAAAACGATTGATGGTAATTACATTCCGCTCAGTTCGAATGAATAACAtcgaagttttgaaaaaattatacatccAATTGATTTAGAAATTTGACAAAGATTTGGATTCCGtcgtcattttttttaactgtttAATTTTGCCATCAATGGcgtcaaaaaataaacatgCAAATATGCAAAACAGTTGTACGATACGGTAAAACATGCTAGTACTGATTATTTTCATATTATAATTTGCTTCTGGTTAATTATAGTGCagcaacacaaaaaaaatatttcataataccaacaaataattaatcaaattgctactacaatatttttcaacatataCGCATGTGCCATATAACATGACAATCGATACATAACAAAATCTAATTCAATTGGCTGAATGATATAACTACGCGTTATGGGCCCGAAAGCTATCGCATAAGCAAACGCAACGAAAAATAGAAAGAGTGAAAATCGGTTTCGATATTGTGAAACAAATTTGCTACTTACTTTTCCTcacgtctgttttttttttatgaacccTAACAATACTCTTagtattcttttttttctattaaaaaaaattcctaAGCTTCGTATGCTGGTTTTATTAAAAGTTTTATATGCATTGACGAGGAACCCTAACAAGCACTggccgaaaattttaaaagcaATTTGACTTTTATTGGTATTATCTACCTAAtttggaattttatttatttgcattttgcagtttttttttaaataattacaaACAAGTAATTCGAAATTCGTTTAGTTGAACGATACCGATACGTAAACCTAAACAAAACTAGTTATTGTTTTGCtcaattttagttttttctgaaaaataacataagCCTTTCTAAGTAATTTATTTCCACATTTCAATCAACCAGATAACTTTTTTCCGAAAAGTTCCGTTAGAAATTCATTTCCTACAAGTTTCACAAGTTTTGGTTCGTTTTTCTATGAACATTCTTCGTGGATTTACAGTGGATTTACAGAACAATAATAAActatctattatttttttttccaaacaaaGAAAGATTGTGAAACGGttcattctgcaaaaaaaaaaaaacaatctggCACTTGTCTTACAATTAAAAGCAACTAAAAGAATACTTTCATTCAAAATAACGATTAATCTTTATATTGATCCAAAGAATTGAGAAATGTCGAACCGATTGTGCACTGATTGTAAGAGCAAGAGCACTAGTGGCTAAATTGAGGTTATTAAAGTTAGTTTGGCTACCTGCACCTAACCTCGTTTAACAGTGAGTTCATACATTTGGCAACACAGTAGCAACGAGTCTACACGTTGCTATTGGATCAAATGTCAATCTGTTGTTTTGTTTGTGTACGCAACCCCAATAGCTATCGACGTTGTGAAATCAACAGCCTGAATAGATACTttccggtgcgcttgctcttagaAGTTTCTATCGAAAATTTACGTCCACACTACTTTAGCCTATCAATGTTACTCAATAAATTATGTTTGCATGGACTTTACTGCTATATGTTTTTACTGTAATCACTCTTTACTTAGTATTCAACGAAGCTTATTATTATGCAGAAAAGTTACACTTCTCATTAAAAGCCTCGGGCGAACAACTGTAGATTGCATTGGATAATCTCGCTATCGGCAGATCGATTTAAAATATGGCCCTTCGTGTTGCAGGACACAATTTAGCTTGCTACGAAGCTTTCTGCTTACTGTTTGgggaactgtttttttttttcaacaatcgCAAGCGATCCGAAGATTCGGCATCGTCATCATTGGCGAACATTGGCATAACATCAGTTGATGAAGACATGGTTTTGTTTGTGAAATGAAGAAGAAATGTAGAAACAGAAAGTCAGTATGTGGGAAGAAAAGCTCTCTAAGGGAGTTGGTATTCTAACTGtggaattgtttttaaaatacgtTGTTTTTTAGAACTTTAACAAAGCAAATGTTATCTTTTCGTAAGCTGATGAAATACGAATTAGAATCAGCGAAGGGAACAGAGGAAAAAAACATAGAACGAAAAAATATCAGTACGCGGTCGTTTTTTGTGGGTGGTGCGGGGGTGTAGTCATAAAAGTCTTATTGTTCGTATTGCGGCGTGCTTCGCACATGTGTAAGCGAAAAAAGTGGTTGATGTTTCAATTAAAGTTACACACCCAGTTTTCCGCTCACGTGGGGTAGACGGTGGTGTACACGGCGAGCTGCCTTCGCTATAAGATCCGCTTAGTATCGCACCCTGTCGTCTTCGTACGGCGTTCAGCAGACTCATCGTCGAGCGACTCAAGCCATGTTTAAAGGACTGCATtaaatttgcgaaaaaaaacgTATTAGTAGTACTTTAAGCTGATGATACTTTTAAAAATCCAACATCCACATAAACAAATGATTAGAATACATATACAAACGAACTTACAGGCACACAAGTTCCTCGCAGTTCTCTTAAATCGATATTGCGGAATATATCACAAAGGACCAGTTCTTCAACTGTCGGATATCGACCATCCGGTGATTCGAATATCATCTGCAAAACATCGGCAACCTGTGGagggcatcgaaaaaaaaaacaaacatagcATAAGATAACAAACAAGGGATGTGAGGTGCGAAAAAGCGGCAAATCAAAATGTCGCAATCCATTATTCAAGCTCCGCAGATTGCTTCCACGTTGTTGTGCCCACGGTTTTGCGGCTACGCTGGCAAGAAGCGTGCAAAAATGATTGCTGTTATCTGTCGGCTTTGTTGGATGCGACAAGTAGCACTCAGTCAATGCTGACACCGATAATAGCGAACTGAGGTCAAgctaaaatagatttttatcaTATTGTTCCGTGAGTGAATAATGGATCTATTCAGAGTTCATCAGTTGAAACGGTAACGGTTGCACTTATAAAATTAATTCCAACTTCGCCAACAATTCTAGAGTATCCTCATCAATATTTATTACTGGAATGAAATGTATAAGTGCATGTTGTTGACCATTTTTCtactaaaaaaaacttcaaataaaACTTGGTTCAACAACCTGTGGGTAGCGTTCGAGATCCAGCTGATAGTGGCCCGGCGTTGGCTGCGGCGAGGATAGTTCATAGCCAGCACACATCTCGAACAGCAAGTGGCCGAAGCAGATGACGTCGATGTTGTCGATGTCCGGTGCGGTATGCGCCCATACCACTGCGTTGACCCGGGAGTTTAGCCCGAGCAGACCGTTCTCCAGACCGGATAAtctataatatataatatataatatatatctataataatagataatatataataaaaattatgaaattagACAATTGGTGGTGAGCACAACTGAAATATCATCGAACTCAGTATATAAATTCGACAAAAAATTTACGTAAATTTGATTGCATCACCATTTATTGAACAAAAGATTCTTAGGACAATTATTCGCGCAAAAGAAAGTCCTTAAAAACTAGGTCTCAAATTCAGCAAAAAGTTAtgtcaaaagttgtgaaaaagatcacaaattaagttgaaaattaaaatttatgagGCAAATTCGGCAAAAACGATTGAATAAGTTAAAACGATAAAATAATGGGATCGTTTTCCCGAATAAAGCTCAAAAGTTCAAATTCACCGTAAAGTGTGTGTAAGGGCATAAGTCGAAAAACTCGCTCCTGGAGGGGAGGAAAAAATCAACTCAAACGACAATTCCAAAATAATTCCTTTATGCTTGCTTTTTGGTATGTGTATGAGGAACAATGTGAACTTTATcatttgacaaaaaagtttactggcaaaaaaaaatcacagggtAATGTTTTACAGAACTTGTGTTCCACGTTAtgtacaatgtttttttttataaagaatTTACCAGAAAAGTGACTTTGAGCAAAGTTTCGATTTTGATTCACAACTTTAGTCAttgtactttttttcatttgtttttattatgaaGGCTCACGATTACTTTATAGCTAGGGCAGGTAtgtattagggtttgcaatcccgggaacgatttcccgggaaatgccacttcccgggattcccggatcccgggaacagaaatattgattcccgggattcccgagttccttGGAAAATTCCGCAAGATTTACTATATTTTTCTATGCAACAGTGCAATAAAACTACATACCCTATCAAACACGAAACTGACGTCGTCAAACTGTATAGCAGCTCTAAAGTGGGCATTACATAAAGCatatatttgcttgaaacgacggTCAAAATTTGTTCGCCTTGTAGTTATAAATAATTTGATtcaattatttgtcaaaaatatttgctgtctttttcagtaaacgaaaaatcaGGCCATTATCTGATTTATCCAACATCGTTGAATTTTTTAATTGGCAAATTCTTACGCGGAATCCTGAGGAAATATTTACTATGGTGCAATAGGATAACATATCGTCGGTTCTGTGCAACACTGGCATAATttaaaaatcatagtttcgagaaaaacgcgattGATAGCTAGCGTCGAaaattaagtttttaattttcaagaaaacttgaCAGTTTAATGTTTCCAATCCTCATTTTACGTTTTTGagtctattatgcacatttaATGAGCACGTTGTATAAGATTTGTATCACAAGAAGTGCCTGCTCATTGACACGTTACTGATTTTATTGTACATTCATATACCTACCTTtagatttctgaaaatttctgatTTTGTACAAATACTCGTCATCTACGGAAAttattacttttctcatttcattcaaagaaaacggTAGCGGAAGCGCATCGACAGTTAAGGAAAGCTTACCGAGATACTGCTCTAAATGAAACAACTTGAGCAATTTCGCGGAAAAAGTGTCAATTTCAATATTGAAGGATTTCGTACCAACTCGACCAGATGTTGGCAGCATCCTCTCAGGATTCAATGAAACCTTGTGGGTGTTTTCACTACCCTTACTAAGCCTTACTACCCTAAGCAATTCTGCATATTTTctgtactaacatttgaaagcggttgaaattattttaataaatcgaTATACCCGAATAATGACAAGAGATAGAGCAAAGTTGTCAAGGAATGACTTCTAGGAAATTGtctgaaattttttataaaactatttaaaaagttGAATCTGAAATCCTACACCGGAatttggtttttgtttttgacgtagaacgtCTCTCAAAAAGCTCGACTACATAAGGGTGTAAAAGAAAACACTAAAAATGGAAAAgggaaaaatatgaaatatatcaattttaaatgctaataagtcggttagttttcTATGAAtatccttcattcttgcagcattCGATTTGAAATGCATTCAtgcatccgcccaaatgcacaaaaattgtaatttgttcATTCAAACTAtaatactattaaaattgttgttACTTGAAACGTAGATTTCGACATTTGATTagtcgcttaatgcttgcttttcCTTGCACGGACGAGAGGATTATATACCAAATAAACTGAGAATGTACTTTTTGGATTATACAACAGTCTGTCTCTGCTCAAATCAATCGTTTTACTAATAGATGGCGACTAGGACAATTAAGAAACAGTAGGTACCAGCAGCGGTAATGGCACTAGCATCAGTGGTAGGTGCAGGGGCCCTTCTTCTATTGAAAACCCGTTTTGTGCGGTAGCGATAGCATCAATAGTAGATAC from Wyeomyia smithii strain HCP4-BCI-WySm-NY-G18 chromosome 3, ASM2978416v1, whole genome shotgun sequence encodes the following:
- the LOC129730492 gene encoding uncharacterized protein LOC129730492 isoform X4, with the protein product MLDKKMQSQQVRSERQAVKRRQAHQQVVRPLESATAAAISGKTATATVGKETTAHPAVFDSSTDRLSQLSNVGQAVPVLLTDLPPLPPGKLTSEVNQTVADTKSQPVATVVTTISATTTTTTTTNPSIGQPVPFSLYKTINTVIKSGRKIIIRVCEVTNVKTKLKMFNLYSTMHKRNGAEDKDTREMGTTGHDRFCQERPSRSSYRRKRRKMRRAQSAAEFSEPRTEIPTAAVSKRMLFRGRSVSSDQDNNSESEHSERSPLVSAKLDSLAKLLFSRSIHQDGTSAASKDNDSPTRNSVRYQYTALDNGIGAPDRNPRERAARDRAFAACQDWLQNTGGRYESIAHLDDIGNRPNKHWFLLNDCTVRTDRLMTLLPLPSDCIALEELPPSECPQGVLMELLGSLQHPYIYPVLDLGFFPTDTHHYACLVMPFNPRGSLKDLIYKSQWNEPWSRKYTRKSTCLPLSQVQRLGRQILEALLFLKERGIPSHGHLHSGNVILQNGVARLSGLENGLLGLNSRVNAVVWAHTAPDIDNIDVICFGHLLFEMCAGYELSSPQPTPGHYQLDLERYPQVADVLQMIFESPDGRYPTVEELVLCDIFRNIDLRELRGTCVPSFKHGLSRSTMSLLNAVRRRQGAILSGSYSEGSSPCTPPSTPRERKTGDVESSDLSSSDSEDLLDEIVIASARIDEPAHYDPLSSPIHYCDNSVHSDDNSNSNTIIRIDSIESEGATSSSTGSIQPQQLNPSSAYKNLKSRRMEYSRRGMILGLSNPSQDSAFGSMTDGESSRASSFKLSSFASMNSPIDEGVEDLLAEGGTDTLATTMAGLKYIDSTGSSPCHDLHASNSLKETQPGSSSSRDISPNHSARYLEPPKLVINNHSSSTTNASLCYTSSPLRKCATTEVFSQKYRVSSFEDMSYSSRMANKSIKNSSQKIFRSFEEERRIDSAFMPIDTTCSSISSRVSQQRQQQQTKSRHQSSSQLHHQLSLPPMLTPTSPKQLVSPAQYNHLLTKKKNASFQNLQSITAAREKTCQWRTKMIKSNECLFETSFNLSPSLPAPHEIERLLSHGNSTNELSTISPSATQTETERFILTPEPIATHPRRSRADRQQLFSLAKFKHSTILDSISLDDFSEEDKRPTTSSISNSSTKSYSSNDRTELNARKLDNSSTDDTSDQDSSSVTESLLKSPIQQRRSSCSSATEARKYLDDNVGSDGGFGSGNEEKTPLLDAMELSPISPTESEQML